In a single window of the Nilaparvata lugens isolate BPH chromosome 1, ASM1435652v1, whole genome shotgun sequence genome:
- the LOC120354742 gene encoding piggyBac transposable element-derived protein 4-like codes for MQAFIAVLINMGLKKQPTIYSYWWTSSSQHIPYFSRMFTRNRFQAILQFFHMVDTTQIPKSGDPNYNPCARFEPLVDHVNRLFRNYFIPGKNISIDESIIALKAHTQLKQYMPKKHHRWGIKLWMLCDSIEHYCYNFFVYRGAKGNDKNIIRKQGLGHYVLMKLMGMGNLLNKGYHVFIDNLFSSLKLAKELYSKNTAMTGTIRVNRKGIPKDLLPRFEVGKTKYKRKNFMLMVGFREKQFQRNQVLLLSTDEKAGKTTKTKRRGTQLVTSSKPTIIRNYNSFMGGVDGNDQMLCSYMDDRKTIKFWKKVTWSIFNRMILNAYILYKLNTDKPLSRILFTVKLVEELSKEWLLLKEGRNFIHAPTGDTTSGGSSDEEPKTTGSFLEKMPGKKQKNCCVCSKASTQAGGKIKKKPSLVVGNVKRGYNPLCYPLHSC; via the coding sequence ATGCAGGCTTTTATTGCAGTGTTGATAAATATGGGATTGAAAAAACAGCCAACAATTTACAGTTACTGGTGGACAAGCTCTTCTCAGCACATACCATATTTCTCAAGAATGTTCACCAGAAACAGATTCCAGGCAATACTACAATTCTTTCATATGGTTGATACCACTCAGATTCCCAAATCTGGTGATCCTAATTATAACCCGTGTGCTAGATTCGAACCCCTAGTGGATCATGTGAACCGTctattcagaaattatttcatACCAGGCAAAAACATTTCAATTGATGAAAGTATAATAGCATTGAAGGCTCACACACAACTCAAACAATACATGCCAAAAAAACACCACAGATGGGGTATAAAACTCTGGATGCTGTGTGACTCTATAGAACATTATTGCTACAATTTTTTCGTTTATAGAGGAGCAAAAGGTAACGACAAAAACATTATTAGGAAGCAAGGCCTAGGACATTATGTACTGATGAAATTGATGGGGATgggaaatttattgaataaggGATATCAcgtatttattgataatttattttcttctctcaaACTTGcaaaggaattatattcaaaaaatacaGCAATGACAGGAACTATTAGAGTCAATCGGAAAGGAATTCCAAAAGATTTACTACCGAGATTTGAAGTGGGAAAAAcgaaatataaaaggaaaaacttTATGCTGATGGTTGGATTCAGAGAGAAACAATTCCAGAGAAATCAAGTACTTCTTTTGAGCACGGATGAAAAAGCAGGAAAAACTACAAAAACCAAGAGACGTGGCACACAATTGGTAACTAGCTCTAAACCAACAATTATCAGGAACTATAATTCATTCATGGGGGGAGTGGATGGCAATGATCAAATGCTATGTTCATATATGGATGACCGGAAGACAATCAAGTTTTGGAAAAAAGTTACATGGAGTATTTTCAATCGTATGATTTTGAAtgcttatattttatataaattgaatactgATAAACCATTAAGCAGAATTTTATTCACTGTAAAGTTAGTTGAGGAGTTATCAAAAGAATGGCTGTTACTGAAGGAAGGAAGAAATTTCATACATGCACCGACTGGAGACACCACATCTGGAGGCAGTAGTGATGAAGAACCGAAGACAACAGGTTCATTTCTCGAAAAAATGCCTGgcaaaaaacaaaagaattGTTGTGTATGCAGTAAAGCCAGTACACAAGCTGGtggcaaaataaaaaaaaaaccatCTTTAGTTGTAGGCAATGTGAAAAGGGGGTACAACCCTTTGTGCTACCCATTACACTCTTGCTAA